In the genome of Phosphitispora fastidiosa, one region contains:
- a CDS encoding DGQHR domain-containing protein has protein sequence MRKKKKKLTDRQLAQRRDAAFRRKIRTIFTSAGFDHLNTLNKHKKIGNRVIEIDSIFIYENIILICEDTGASSKDKDHIRTKKEAFNEIKENLSTFFEWLCELFPDSEECLRRYGEERYMVFNLYFSQNELNLSKDDLALYDNIIFIDPQTLNYFHRISQSIKLSSRYEIFRFLDLKKDQVGISTSEAGKKTIKAPIIYPKDSTGLYNGVRVVSFMMSAELLLNTCYVLRKDNWEDSVWLYQRLIDTEKIKKIRRFLAEKGEAFYNNIIVALPNTVRFVGSSGDAISIERIGDYEECKLEICDEWNSICVIDGQHRIFAHFEGPENDALEKKISKLRKRLHLLVTGLIFPSDMPKIERAQIQSQIFSDINSNAKSVPSDVLLHIQMIGNPFSDIGIARRIIGKLNKESVFLNMFRLSLVDESKIKVASIIKFALRYLVAISPADGKVSLFTYWDGDKKAVLAKEDDALESYIDFCANQLKLYFSAVKKNFRSAWEANDSKILSVTSINGFIIAFTRQLESNGIQDFNFYDEKLKSLNVDFSKDVFTYTSSQYRKFSNQILQEAFKLEPDKV, from the coding sequence ATGAGAAAGAAAAAGAAGAAACTAACTGATCGGCAACTAGCTCAGCGTAGAGATGCAGCTTTCCGCAGAAAGATTCGTACTATATTTACTAGTGCAGGCTTTGACCACTTAAACACCTTGAACAAGCATAAAAAAATTGGCAATCGTGTCATTGAAATTGACTCCATCTTTATATATGAAAATATTATACTCATATGTGAAGATACTGGAGCATCTTCTAAGGACAAAGATCATATTCGTACAAAAAAGGAGGCGTTTAACGAAATAAAAGAAAATCTCTCAACTTTTTTTGAATGGTTGTGTGAGTTGTTTCCTGATAGTGAAGAATGTCTTCGCCGATATGGAGAAGAACGCTACATGGTGTTTAATCTTTATTTTTCGCAAAATGAGTTAAATTTGTCTAAAGATGATCTTGCATTGTATGACAACATTATATTTATTGATCCTCAGACTTTGAATTATTTTCATAGAATATCTCAAAGCATAAAGCTTTCTTCCCGTTACGAAATATTCCGTTTCTTAGATTTAAAGAAAGATCAGGTTGGAATATCAACAAGTGAAGCCGGGAAAAAGACAATTAAGGCACCGATTATTTACCCCAAAGATTCAACCGGCCTCTACAATGGTGTTCGTGTTGTATCATTTATGATGTCAGCAGAACTATTGCTCAACACATGCTATGTACTAAGAAAAGATAATTGGGAAGATTCGGTTTGGTTATATCAACGCTTAATTGATACGGAAAAAATCAAAAAGATTCGACGATTTTTAGCCGAAAAAGGAGAAGCATTTTATAATAACATCATAGTCGCTTTACCGAATACCGTTCGATTTGTGGGATCTTCAGGGGACGCTATCTCAATTGAAAGAATTGGTGACTACGAGGAATGTAAATTAGAGATTTGTGATGAATGGAATAGCATCTGCGTTATTGATGGACAACACAGGATTTTTGCACATTTTGAAGGTCCTGAGAATGATGCTCTGGAAAAGAAAATTTCGAAATTGCGAAAAAGGCTGCACCTTTTAGTAACTGGACTTATTTTTCCTTCAGATATGCCCAAAATTGAAAGGGCTCAGATTCAAAGCCAAATTTTTTCTGATATTAACTCAAACGCAAAATCTGTTCCATCAGATGTGTTGCTACATATCCAAATGATTGGCAACCCTTTCTCTGATATAGGTATAGCACGTCGTATTATTGGAAAGTTAAATAAAGAGAGCGTATTCCTTAATATGTTTAGGTTATCTTTAGTGGATGAGTCAAAGATTAAAGTTGCTTCCATTATCAAATTTGCTCTGCGTTATCTAGTTGCAATAAGCCCAGCCGACGGAAAGGTAAGCTTATTTACGTATTGGGATGGAGATAAAAAAGCTGTACTTGCTAAAGAGGACGATGCTTTAGAGTCTTATATTGATTTTTGCGCAAATCAACTGAAGCTGTATTTTTCCGCGGTAAAAAAGAATTTTCGCAGTGCTTGGGAGGCTAACGATTCGAAGATTTTATCTGTAACGTCAATAAACGGTTTTATTATTGCGTTTACGCGCCAGCTAGAAAGTAACGGAATACAAGATTTTAATTTTTACGATGAAAAATTAAAGAGCTTAAACGTCGATTTTTCAAAAGATGTCTTTACTTATACATCTAGTCAATACAGAAAGTTCTCTAACCAGATTCTTCAAGAAGCATTTAAGCTAGAACCAGATAAAGTATAG
- a CDS encoding putative holin-like toxin, with protein MTVFESLALMIAFASLIVSK; from the coding sequence ATGACTGTTTTTGAGAGCCTGGCATTAATGATTGCTTTTGCATCGTTAATTGTTTCAAAATAG
- a CDS encoding ISLre2 family transposase, which yields MSNIVLQICEKFIGEVLGVFGQDQVKKIEDMETGLKEKTDSFVLDVMKVYLEALDQAIVDDKAGRRRKGIVIERRSDKRELYTLFGPLKFERTYFYDKRNREYGYLLDKAAGLDGYERISGNVARVLVEHASESSYGESSRHVSGGEISRQTVMKKVRLLNGLEISRPEKKRSVRVLHVEADEDHVAMQDGTNAIVPLISIHEGIEKRGRRGNCVNIHHICSYGKNTEDLWVEAATWIDDNYEAEAIKRIYLHGDGATWIKRGRNWLPKVKMVLDKYHLNRSIIEATGRQKERRGEIYYALREGDKKRFREIVHQMYETAVSKNEQEKIHNFQKYIKNNWEGIEIYSKEVCGGSCTEGHVSHVLSSRLSSRPMGWSKTGLKAMSELRAFCSNGGRVEVKHLKAEKPLPYKVRKKQLTKVAKVLQKYELDKLDNMPVISIGKVLYIRRLLNTIKNGGLGF from the coding sequence GTGAGTAATATTGTACTACAGATTTGTGAAAAATTCATTGGTGAAGTTTTAGGTGTTTTCGGACAGGACCAGGTCAAAAAAATCGAAGACATGGAAACAGGCTTAAAAGAGAAAACAGATAGTTTTGTTTTGGATGTGATGAAGGTATATTTGGAGGCCCTGGATCAGGCGATAGTCGATGATAAGGCAGGTCGCAGAAGAAAAGGAATAGTCATTGAACGCAGGTCTGACAAAAGGGAGCTATATACGCTGTTTGGCCCGTTAAAGTTTGAGAGGACCTACTTTTATGATAAGCGGAACCGGGAATACGGGTATTTGCTTGATAAGGCGGCAGGTCTTGACGGGTATGAACGCATATCAGGGAATGTGGCCAGGGTTTTGGTGGAACATGCGAGTGAATCTTCATATGGAGAGAGCAGCAGGCATGTAAGTGGTGGGGAAATCAGCAGGCAGACAGTGATGAAAAAGGTCAGGCTGCTGAATGGACTGGAGATAAGCCGACCGGAGAAAAAGAGAAGTGTGCGGGTTTTACATGTCGAAGCAGATGAGGACCACGTAGCGATGCAGGATGGGACTAATGCAATAGTGCCATTGATCAGCATACATGAGGGCATAGAAAAACGAGGCCGGCGTGGCAACTGCGTAAATATACATCACATATGCAGCTATGGGAAGAATACTGAGGATTTATGGGTCGAAGCGGCAACGTGGATAGATGATAATTATGAAGCAGAAGCAATAAAGCGAATATACCTGCATGGAGACGGAGCAACCTGGATAAAGCGGGGGCGAAACTGGCTGCCCAAAGTGAAAATGGTGTTGGACAAATATCATCTTAACCGGTCAATTATTGAAGCAACCGGAAGACAGAAGGAGCGCCGGGGAGAGATATATTATGCACTCAGGGAAGGCGATAAGAAAAGGTTCAGGGAAATAGTCCACCAGATGTATGAAACCGCTGTGAGCAAAAATGAGCAGGAGAAAATCCATAATTTCCAGAAGTACATAAAAAACAACTGGGAAGGAATTGAGATATACAGTAAAGAAGTGTGTGGAGGCAGTTGTACCGAAGGTCACGTAAGCCACGTTTTATCAAGCCGTTTAAGCAGCCGGCCGATGGGCTGGAGCAAGACCGGATTAAAGGCCATGTCTGAATTACGGGCTTTTTGCAGTAACGGTGGCCGGGTAGAAGTCAAACACCTGAAGGCTGAAAAGCCTTTGCCCTATAAAGTGAGAAAAAAACAACTGACAAAGGTAGCGAAAGTACTTCAAAAATATGAACTGGACAAACTCGACAATATGCCAGTGATAAGCATCGGGAAGGTGCTCTATATCCGTAGACTTCTAAATACCATAAAGAATGGTGGACTTGGTTTTTAA